Sequence from the Crassostrea angulata isolate pt1a10 chromosome 9, ASM2561291v2, whole genome shotgun sequence genome:
tgacattaacaagccgtcaaccatctcaaaaatccataaaacgaaatacaaatttaaagcagagcaacacgtaccagacctctaaaaagatagaggtaggataaGGTGCcttggaggagtgagcatcctctgctgaccgatcacacccgccgtgtgctctttgtcgtaatcgggaaaaaaaaaccaacggaaaagtccgtagacaaaaTTTTATGTGATTAAAAGTTTTTTGATTGCTATAAATTTTACTAACATTGACgattgcaactttttaacaaatactacaaacaaaatatcaaatattaacaGCATATTAAATACGTGATGataatgtacaattttttaaattctttcaaacgaaaaaaaaaattgaccggatattttgtaaaataaaattaaattagatgACATCATGAAGTCGGTAAGTTGAGAAAAGTCTATTctccaaaacaaaaacaaaaactctATAGAAactgatgatacatgtataaccgtACATATTAGGAGACATTAGTATCAcggaaatatttaatttaacagACAAGCTGTTCACTTCACGGTAGATAAGATTTAAATAtactataaaaacaaaaacaccacAGAACACTTCTCAAAAGTAATAAGTAATGTAGATAATGTggttatttcatgcagtccgtgatttttcttgcGTTGTTGAAGGTTTCAACCGACAAATAAACTGGTTACATCTAGATTGACTAGATTTCAGCCCTGTCAGAGGGAAAAATACTTGTTGAGATGATGAGAATATTGTAACAAATATTCAGAAGATCTACAGTGATATTTTATGCTGTCTTTTTATCTGGAGAtggtgcctcccatagtaattGTTTGTGTAAGCAGTGAGTCTGGCTTTACTCACTAGTGTTAACAAAACAGTAGTTTatgtaacaaaaatttaaaatgtgtaaCAGTATATCAggattatatacatatatgaaatatgatatgataatgaTCGGTTTTTACTtcaatttaaaatagaaatgttCCTTCAATGTTCCTTGAATCCGCCTGTTGACTCCAAATTATGCATCTATATTGTCGTAGTTTAGGtgttcttttattatatatgtaccTTTAGCTAAAAATGTGAGATGTATTCATCAAACTAGCTAAAAAGGTTTGAAGCACGACTTCCCAAGTCCATTAGGTTCCACTATTATGATATATTGTTATTAAAGATACGGTATTCAGCATTACGTTACATTCTTCTCATTTTTCTATAAGTTGTTCAGTACGGACAAATAACCTAAGGGACACAATTACCGCGCTGGCACTGTTCTAATGTGTTTTCCTACCATCAAGCAAATTTgtatttactgatattttatGCGCACAGTGTCGATAGCGTTAACATTTCGTCTCGTGATTTATGTTGAAATTCAATATTgacttttaaatttacaattaaagtCATATTTGTTATTAAAACGTAATAGATATTCATGCAACAAAGTTGTCAATGAAAAAAGTATGTGTAACTAGGCTGTAATGAGATTAATGGATATTAGAATAACCAAAGCATGATGCTGTCTATCGTTATGCATAGTTTAATTAGAGGATAGTAGTTTACTCAATTTTATCGTGTTGAATGCACAATAACCCATTTAAATCGTTCTTGTAATcatctttttcttaaattttcaatttcataacacgattaaaactaataaattgaaaacaacAATAATAAATGTCATCTTTATATATAGATGTACTTAACTGATATTCAATAGACGTGCATTTCTTctatagaaaattatattttgaaggTCTTTGGCGTAACATTGAAATTACGTTCATAGTATAACATAAGCCTCAACAtcgtaaaattaataaatatttactcaaacgttttatcatttaaagttgTAACTACAATCGTATTTCAGAATTCATGTCTACATGTTTCAACTTCACTAAAACCTCTGATGAAAAAAAGTCATCTTTCAGAAGATCTATGCAACGTTTGCTagcaaaattatatttcaacaGCAAAATGGATGCTTCTTTTTATGTTCGGAAACGTTTTTTAACAATACAAATTCAGAATGAACCAGTCCTTAAAATTACATGGCTTAAATATCATGAATTGTTCTATTTAATAATAACTTAAATGTACGCGACGTTCACAATTTAGTACATCTGACTGATCACACAATGTCAGTCTCTAAATGATGGTCTAAATCGGTACTACTGAGGTAAACAAGATTTGCATTTTACtgtatgaaaaacaaaacaaaatacaactttgcaggtattattgttttttattattctcaTCAAATATACaagaatgtttgtttggttGATGCAGATGTCCAGGTaacctgtaaaaaaaattagaaatacaaGATTAAGATTGAATTTTCTTTGCTATACATTTGATTTATCCATATGATATTAATTGTTGAAAATGAGGATGAGGAAATATAAACTATACCTTGTAATGATAACTTCAGATTGTTAACCATTGAAATTGTTAAACAGTTTCAATACAGCATTTCCTCCGCGGTTTAGCAGACTTTTGACTGATTTACAGATCTAAAGCGAGAAGTTTTACTTAttagaaatatatcaaaattacaaacaaatatcaaaataagatttaaagactctctctctcatatggaCTGTTAATTATATGTCTAACCAGGCCATTTGATCCAGCAAGCATTTTTCGGAAATCATTTTTAGAATCCTTGATCACAAGCTGATAGATCCAACTCCATAAACGTCCTCTGATTCTTAAATCTACTGACGGGGGATTGCTGAAACAGTTTCTTACTCGAATTCTGTTCCCTGCTGTGATAATGTACAAAAGCTGGTGgtcataattatgttaatagATGTATCATATAATTACCACTTTCAaagaatttgattttgatatctCTTATTGAAATGCATTATTGCGGTCATCGTCGcttttcaaagtaaattaaaagtttGATGACATAAATtcaatcttttttaatttttgttatatcAATGCACTGGAAACTTAATCTTACATCTTACCTAATACAGCAGTGACACTAAATCCAATTCTCTTTGTTGAAAACGATACGTGTCCTTGGTCTGTGTACTGCCCCCTAAAAGTTCTTTATACATTAGCAGCCTTTTCTTATGATTAATAAAGAATGATTTAAACCATTTTTGAATGATAAATAATGTATCAGAATAAGGACATACAACCAGGACTTGTAACGTAACCACCAGTTCGTCTCTCCTTTTATTTCCCCGTCTCTTGCCGTCCATTCCACAGTAAGTGGATTGAGTCGCTTTATTCTTAGATCACTTTTTGGCAgttgtaatttatttatttttactctaAATAGAAATAATCTGAAGAATATACTCGATTACGATAAGTTGTGATAAGACTTTGCTGTTTCGTATTAAAGCACTGAGTTTATCAATGGACACTTGTTCACGGTTCAAAAAAACAAACCTTAACATCATCACAgcttcaatttaatttaaaaatatttttacttactTTGAAAGAGTATATCTCACATTTCCACTTTTGCCTTTGATATTCTTAGGAATCTTGCGCCGAATTTCCGCAAGTAGCAAGTTCTTAACTAAAATGCCACTCAAATTTTCACTGATCTACAATACCTAAATTTATTTGTGTTATGGTAAAGAAGAGGCaaagctaaaaataaaaaaaaatcataccttTTAACAACCTTTTTATACAAGAAATTAACTTATTCTGTTTAGAAATACTCACTCCCATTGAGATTCACGTTTCGTTTTGACACATTATTTGCGCTGACCTGGTCATGGCCCTGTCCGcctattaaaaataaacagagaaaCGTTAGAAGTGCAATAGTTATTGCTGACATGATGAACCAAAGTTTAATTGTAGTTGTAAGTCGCTAGGACATTTTGTGATGGCTTATATACAAATGACACCATCATGAGATACTGAATACATAAGCATTTTTTTATACAACAGATGATACGAGTTTACGATATCTAATACAGGAACGGGTGAATATCTATCACATCACGTAAGCTGACTAGAATTACAGAAATCACTATCAAACATGAAAGCAAATGACATGAATGAAATGCAAACGTCAGCAGAACGTAAGATGACAACAAAGGAGTTAACGATTAGAAATCAACATCTTACTTttttgaccccctcccccccaaaaataccatttccatttttttatcatatattttctatttatttatttatttatttttttttagatatttattgGTTTTTACAAAGGTTATGATCTTGattaatttatcttaaaatatcttaaaagtATCTCTTAAAATGTGATTTTTgatgaataaattaaaatggctaataacagctttttaaaatttagtacgatttttttggacatttttattgaagaaatgaATTTGATATCTATCACTTTATAAGTGAACTGGACACGTTTATCAAACCAGAATATACGAGTGTAAATTGGATTAGATTATGATATGATTTTCTTCTTCATAATGTAGACAAGAACGCCTTTTACCgtaaaagtttaaaaagttcaaattgTTCGTGGTGATTTGTTCATGTCAagataaatattgaaatctcAACTTAGGATGGCATGTCCTTCACAAAGCATAAAGAGCCTTAAATATTGAGCGAATATTAGAAAAAAAGGTGTTGATATTTAGATTCAATCTATAGAATTATTCATTTAACAAGAAAAATACGAAGAATCGTGGATAAATTACACGTATCATTAATTTCAtgcaaaaagaattaaattgttTTCTGGCAATATTTTTGGGCTTCAAGAGCGAAAAAACATAAATCAAATCTTTATACAAATGACACCATCATGAGATACTGAACACATAAGCATTTTGCagggttttttaaaacaacagatGGTGCGAGTTTAAGATATCTAATACAGGAACAGGTGAATATCTATCACATCACGTAAGCTGACTAGAATTACAGAAATCACTATCAAACATGAAAGCAAAAGACATGAATGAAATGCAAACGTCAGCAAAACGTAAGATGACAACAAAGGAGTTTACGATTAGAAATCAACATCTTACTTTTTGACCCCCTCCcaaaatacaacttttttttcaataatacttttaaatcaaatattttctatcaattttttttatagatatttattGGTTTTTAATAAGGTTATGATCTTGattaatttatcttaaaatatcttaaaagtATCTCTTAAAATGTGATTTTTGATGAATTAAAATGGCTGATAGCAGGTTCttaaaatttagtattttttttgacatatttatttaagaaatgaattcaatatctATCACTTTATAAGTGAGCAGGACACGTTTATCAAACCAGAATATATGAGTGTAAATTGGattaaatcataatataattttcttctgtataatgtaGACAAGAAAGCCTTTAACCGTAAAAGTTTAATAAACTTCAAGTGAAGTTCAGCTTCATCGttataagaaaatattatttttattatataaactaaGTATTTGATATGAAACATCTTT
This genomic interval carries:
- the LOC128163917 gene encoding uncharacterized protein LOC128163917 isoform X2, with product MSAITIALLTFLCLFLIGGQGHDQVSANNVSKRNVNLNGIKNLLLAEIRRKIPKNIKGKSGNVRYTLSKVKINKLQLPKSDLRIKRLNPLTVEWTARDGEIKGETNWWLRYKSWLGQYTDQGHVSFSTKRIGFSVTAVLGNRIRVRNCFSNPPSVDLRIRGRLWSWIYQLVIKDSKNDFRKMLAGSNGLICKSVKSLLNRGGNAVLKLFNNFNG
- the LOC128163917 gene encoding uncharacterized protein LOC128163917 isoform X1 — translated: MSAITIALLTFLCLFLIGGQGHDQVSANNVSKRNVNLNGIKNLLLAEIRRKIPKNIKGKSGNVRYTLSKVKINKLQLPKSDLRIKRLNPLTVEWTARDGEIKGETNWWLRYKSWLGQYTDQGHVSFSTKRIGFSVTAVLAGNRIRVRNCFSNPPSVDLRIRGRLWSWIYQLVIKDSKNDFRKMLAGSNGLICKSVKSLLNRGGNAVLKLFNNFNG